The following are encoded in a window of Scophthalmus maximus strain ysfricsl-2021 chromosome 2, ASM2237912v1, whole genome shotgun sequence genomic DNA:
- the mcama gene encoding cell surface glycoprotein MUC18, which translates to MAFSRGAFVPLFLHLCLLVWSAWAKVNVTMPETVEVYLGDTAQILLQYRFDHNESNDFLIQWIVRNEDNSRRRIWYYDNLRGHNVADRNTAYTDRIEMTKDQQSFLLTIEDVQLSDEREFYCQVNGLEARTSLRVFAPPEAPVIEGVTAAISVTNDLPSEVATCVTKNGYPRPKFTWYRNNVPLMADRDDLDMLTLSWESQGLYTVQSTLQYKVTKEDKDAEFSCEVSFLVPGTIRRVKSSSVNVTVHYPTTMAEMWRESPQGLVKEGDTVELRCQGDGNPPSSFNFSREQEQDVDLGSSGDVLILAPVSRKDSGIYQCWPLDGDGHGEVKGEMQLTVHYLDPAVVVPKESELMLKGEDLTASCNALSSLRTSTVWYKDGKQVSQGNTLHLQDATYATTGEYICEVTVPSLPALHTSGSVHIVVQGPPQLVGMEEVKLEEATGRMVNLTCEAHGHPLPSISWSVIGTQNWREVWSRENEHGTQSVASVKVTSDVVAQCNASNDIGAEVKTFLIKALPRDTTTTSFSPAEGSGIIIVVIIVCLLLLANLGGVLYFLQKKGKIHIPCGRSGKQEITKEIANTDDIVVEMKSSARTEDAVLLKAFNGDKQGPDAQ; encoded by the exons cctgGGCCAAGGTGAACGTGACCATGCCCGAGACGGTGGAGGTGTACCTGGGCGACACGGCGCAGATCCTCCTGCAGTACCGCTTCGACCACAACGAGTCCAATGACTTCTTGATCCAGTGGATCGTG CGAAATGAGGACAATTCTCGGAGGCGGATCTGGTACTACGACAACCTGCGCGGACACAACGTGGCGGACAGAAACACGGCATACACCGACCGCATCGAGATGACCAAAGACCAGCAGAGCTTCCTGCTCACCATCGAGGACGTCCAGCTCTCCGACGAGAGGGAGTTCTACTGCCAGGTCAACGGGTTGGAGGCCAGAACCTCCCTCAGAGTGTTTG ctcctccagaggCTCCAGTGATCGAGGGCGTCACCGCTGCAATATCCGTGACCAACGATTTGCCGTCGGAG GTTGCCACATGTGTGACTAAGAACGGCTATCCTCGACCCAAGTTCACCTGGTACAGAAACAACGTGCCGCTGATGGCTGATCGAGACG ATTTGGACATGTTGACCCTGAGCTGGGAGTCGCAGGGCCTGTACACCGTCCAGAGCACACTGCAGTACAAGGTGACCAAGGAGGACAAGGACGCCGAGTTCTCCTGTGAGGTCAGCTTCCTAGTGCCGGGGACCATCAGGAGAGTCAAGTCGAGCAGCGTCAACGTCACCGTTCACT accCTACCACCATGGCGGAGATGTGGAGGGAGTCGCCCCAGGGCTTGGTCAAAGAGGGGGATACCGTGGAGCTGCGTTGCCAGGGTGACGGCAACCCCCCGTCGTCCTTCAATTTCAGCCGAGAACAA GAGCAGGACGTCGACCTGGGGAGCAGCGGCGACGTGCTGATCCTGGCGCCGGTGTCGAGGAAGGACAGCGGCATCTACCAGTGCTGGCCCCTGGACGGCGACGGACACGGCGAGGTCAAAGGGGAAATGCAGCTCACCGTGCACT ATCTGGACCCGGCCGTGGTGGTGCCTAAAGAGTCCGAGCTCATGCTCAAAGGAGAGGATCTGACCGCGAGCTGCAACGCTCTGTCCTCCCTGAGAACCTCCACGGTCTGGTACAAG gatggGAAACAGGTGTCTCAGGGGAACACGTTGCACCTGCAGGACGCCACCTACGCAACCACAGGAGAGTACATATGTGAGGTGACCGTCCCCTCCCTGCCGGCGCTGCACACCAGCGGCTCCGTTCACATCGTCGTTCAAg gtcctCCCCAGCTggtggggatggaggaggtgaagctcGAGGAGGCCACAGGCCGGATGGTGAACCTCACCTGCGAGGCTCACGGCCATCCGCTGCCCAGCATCTCCTGGAGCGTCATCGGCACTCAG AACTGGCGCGAGGTGTGGAGCAGGGAAAACGAGCACGGGACTCAGAGCGTGGCGTCGGTCAAGGTGACCTCGGACGTCGTCGCCCAGTGCAACGCCTCCAACGACATCGGCGCCGAGGTGAAGACTTTCCTCATCAAAGCCC TTCCCAGAGACACCACGACCACTTCCTTCTCTCCTG CCGAGGGCAGTGGCATCATCATCGTGGTGATCAtcgtgtgtctgctgctgctcgccaaCCTTGGCGGCGTCCTCTACTTCCTCCAGAAGAAGGGGAAGATCCACATTCCCTGCGGCCGCTCGGGGAAGCAGGAGAT CACCAAAGAGATCGCCAACACGGACGACATCGTGGTGGAGATGAAGAGCAGCGCGCGGACGGAGGACGCCGTCCTGCTCAAGGCTTTCAACGGAGACAAACAGGGCCCCGACGCGCAG TGA